From the genome of Salvia miltiorrhiza cultivar Shanhuang (shh) unplaced genomic scaffold, IMPLAD_Smil_shh original_scaffold_233, whole genome shotgun sequence, one region includes:
- the LOC131003598 gene encoding beta-glucuronosyltransferase GlcAT14B-like, whose translation MKKLKKYYLQLKHPHKMERKWIFPLAIGALISLFLLFLTTLTSPDGVPLFPLRRYYSSSSAAAASIFVESRLNPLPVPDLPPPPRFAYLISGSAGDGAMLRRTLEALYHPTNQYVVHLDGESSADERLDLYNYVIAHPIFRRFKNVRMITKANLVTYRGPTMVANTLHAAAILLRQGGDWDWFINLSASDYPLVTQDDLLHTFSFLPRDLNFIDHTSNIGWKEFQRAKPIIIDPGLYMTKKTDVFWITQRRSVPTAFKLFTGSAWMALSRPFIDYCIWGWDNLPRTVLMYYANFISSPEGYFHTVVCNAPQFSNTTVNSDLHFISWDNPPKQHPHYLTVDDMQRMIDSNAPFARKFHHDDPVLDRIDSELLLRGKDMLVPGGWCAGSGENGTDPCSVVGNVTVLRPTSGAKRLEKLTSFLLSDNNFRPRQCK comes from the exons atgaagaagttgaagaaaTACTATCTCCAGCTCAAACACCCCCACAAAATGGAGCGGAAATGGATCTTCCCTCTCGCCATTGGCGCCCTCATCTCcctcttcctcctcttcctcaCCACGCTCACCTCCCCCGACGGCGTCCCTCTCTTCCCACTCCGCCGCTACtactcctcctcctccgccgccgccgcctccatctTCGTCGAGTCGCGCCTCAACCCCCTCCCGGTCCCCgacctgccgccgccgccgcgcttCGCCTACTTGATTTCCGGCTCCGCCGGCGACGGCGCCATGCTCCGCCGCACGCTGGAGGCGCTCTACCACCCCACTAATCAGTACGTGGTGCACCTCGACGGCGAGAGCTCCGCCGATGAGAGGCTTGATCTGTACAATTACGTAATTGCCCATCCCATTTTTCGTAGATTCAAAAATGTTCGAATGATTACCAAGGCTAATTTGGTAACTTACCGCGGGCCGACGATGGTGGCCAACACGCTGCACGCGGCGGCGATTCTGCTGCGGCAGGGTGGGGACTGGGACTGGTTCATCAATCTCAGTGCCTCGGATTATCCACTGGTTACTCAAGATG ATCTGTTGCATACGTTTTCATTCTTGCCAAGGGATCTCAATTTCATTGATCACACAAGTAACATTGGATGGAAAGA GTTTCAGAGGGCGAAGCCGATCATCATTGATCCGGGGCTGTATATGACCAAGAAGACTGATGTGTTTTGGATCACACAGAGGAGAAGTGTGCCAACTGCTTTCAAGCTCTTTACAG GCTCTGCTTGGATGGCACTCTCCCGACCTTTCATCGACTACTGCATATGGGGATGGGATAACCTACCCCGAACAGTCCTCATGTATTACGCAAACTTCATATCTTCCCCAGAAGGCTACTTCCACACCGTCGTTTGCAATGCGCCCCAATTCAGCAATACCACGGTGAACAGCGACCTTCACTTCATATCTTGGGACAACCCTCCCAAGCAGCACCCACACTACCTAACCGTTGATGACATGCAAAGAATGATCGATAGTAATGCCCCATTTGCTAGGAAGTTCCATCATGATGACCCGGTGCTGGACAGGATCGACTCTGAACTTCTGCTCCGGGGCAAAGACATGCTTGTCCCCGGCGGCTGGTGTGCAGGTAGTGGTGAAAACGGGACGGACCCTTGTTCTGTTGTGGGTAATGTCACGGTTCTCAGACCGACTTCCGGTGCCAAAAGATTGGAGAAACTTACGAGTTTCCTCTTATCGGATAATAATTTCCGCCCACGGCAGTGCAAATAG